In the genome of Neisseria animaloris, one region contains:
- a CDS encoding M48 family metallopeptidase has protein sequence MTMQLAHTLSDGLDITLHLKRSAKKNIILRPLSAAAIRINIPPFLSERQLRLWLQHNEALVLRTLRHTPPAPEHIWYRGQPHQLRTHTHHHISHQPPHFLLPEQPWAQQKTHLRRFLTERAAETLLPRLQQHAHALQLFPAATALSNAKTFWGVCRQRTGIRLNWRLIGAPDFVIDYVCVHELCHLPHPDHSPRFWTLVNRHTPHTADAKQWLKQHGTELFLLD, from the coding sequence TTGACCATGCAGCTTGCCCATACCCTTTCAGACGGCCTCGACATCACGCTCCATCTGAAACGTAGCGCCAAGAAAAACATCATCCTGCGCCCGCTGTCAGCAGCCGCTATCCGCATCAACATTCCGCCTTTTCTGAGCGAACGGCAACTGCGTCTGTGGCTGCAACACAACGAAGCACTCGTTCTGCGCACCCTGCGGCACACACCGCCCGCGCCCGAACACATTTGGTATCGCGGCCAACCCCACCAACTCCGCACCCATACGCACCACCACATCAGCCACCAACCGCCGCACTTTCTGCTGCCGGAACAACCGTGGGCGCAGCAAAAAACGCATTTGCGCCGCTTCCTCACCGAACGCGCCGCCGAAACCCTGCTGCCGCGTTTGCAGCAACACGCCCACGCCCTGCAACTCTTCCCCGCCGCCACCGCCCTCAGCAACGCCAAAACCTTTTGGGGCGTATGCCGACAACGCACCGGCATCCGTCTGAATTGGCGTTTGATCGGCGCACCCGATTTCGTGATTGACTATGTGTGCGTCCACGAACTTTGCCACCTTCCCCATCCCGACCACAGTCCGCGGTTTTGGACGCTGGTCAACCGCCACACGCCCCATACCGCCGATGCCAAGCAATGGCTGAAACAACACGGCACCGAGCTGTTTCTGCTGGATTGA
- a CDS encoding transferrin-binding protein-like solute binding protein: MKKLSLQAVLAVTCAIVLNACSSGGGSAPASLSTPQNNQNQAQNQKEEKEEAERKKTEEQAKAEAERKKAEELAKQEAERKKAEELAKQEAERKKAEELAKQEAERKKAEELAKQEAERKKAEELAKQEAERKKAEELAKQEAERKKAEELAKQEAERKKAEELAKQEADRKKAEEDAKNQANNNPKPQPEKGGLFAEALAKGFAANNSKKAGFMDSKSVNGILLSIDNASGTVTGQLPPKTEAFNELVLNGTKILLLAGARDKLNQIGMRPLAERDFPNGGYKAEGKGLVGSTGDERAGNFQDVRYGVYTVDGKSHLFVQGNPSAWLPSAKYSYSGNAVYGKDGEYSRAKTDAIVDFAKKTVDITITPPSVAGKAAPSPLQFGGTINGNIFSGTKNGIETKGGFFGGGGADLGGVYNVKEGEHKGYNGAYGASNRQIVK; the protein is encoded by the coding sequence GTGAAAAAATTATCATTGCAAGCAGTTTTAGCGGTTACATGCGCTATTGTTTTAAATGCATGTTCTTCAGGGGGCGGTTCTGCACCGGCTTCTTTATCTACACCCCAAAATAATCAAAATCAGGCACAAAATCAAAAAGAGGAGAAAGAGGAAGCCGAACGTAAAAAAACCGAAGAACAGGCTAAAGCAGAGGCTGAGCGCAAAAAAGCCGAAGAGTTAGCCAAACAAGAAGCCGAACGTAAAAAAGCCGAAGAGTTGGCCAAACAGGAAGCCGAGCGTAAAAAAGCCGAAGAGTTGGCCAAACAGGAAGCCGAACGCAAAAAAGCCGAAGAGTTGGCCAAACAGGAAGCCGAACGCAAAAAAGCCGAAGAGTTGGCCAAACAGGAAGCTGAACGTAAAAAAGCCGAAGAGTTGGCCAAACAGGAAGCCGAACGCAAAAAAGCCGAAGAGTTGGCCAAACAGGAAGCTGAACGTAAAAAAGCCGAAGAGTTAGCTAAACAGGAAGCCGATCGTAAAAAGGCTGAAGAAGATGCTAAAAATCAAGCCAACAATAATCCGAAACCTCAACCGGAAAAAGGCGGTTTGTTTGCAGAGGCTTTGGCAAAAGGCTTTGCTGCCAATAATTCTAAAAAAGCGGGTTTTATGGACAGTAAATCTGTGAACGGTATCTTATTGAGCATCGACAATGCCAGCGGTACAGTAACCGGCCAGCTTCCTCCAAAGACCGAAGCATTCAACGAACTCGTGCTCAACGGAACTAAAATCCTTTTATTGGCTGGAGCAAGGGACAAATTGAATCAAATCGGTATGCGCCCCTTGGCTGAACGTGATTTCCCTAATGGTGGCTATAAAGCGGAAGGTAAAGGTTTGGTCGGCAGTACCGGAGATGAACGTGCCGGAAACTTCCAAGATGTCCGTTACGGCGTTTATACCGTTGACGGCAAATCACATCTGTTTGTACAAGGTAATCCGAGTGCATGGCTGCCTTCGGCAAAATATTCCTACAGTGGTAATGCGGTTTACGGTAAAGACGGCGAATACAGCAGGGCCAAAACTGATGCAATTGTAGATTTTGCTAAAAAAACAGTTGATATAACCATCACCCCGCCGAGTGTTGCCGGTAAAGCTGCCCCTTCTCCGTTGCAGTTTGGTGGAACCATCAACGGCAATATCTTTAGCGGTACTAAAAACGGTATTGAAACTAAGGGTGGTTTCTTCGGCGGTGGCGGTGCTGATTTAGGTGGCGTTTACAATGTTAAAGAAGGCGAGCATAAAGGCTACAATGGAGCCTATGGCGCATCAAACCGTCAGATTGTCAAATAA
- a CDS encoding outer membrane protein assembly factor BamE yields the protein MNKTLCLALAALLGLAACSAERVSLFPSYKLKVIQGNHLDARAVASLQPGMSRDQVQLMLGTPLLRDPFHADRWDYTYNVARNGVVEDIRTLTLHFSNNQLVKAEGNAIEYAIQQLQAEEAAAQKAQQQ from the coding sequence GTGAACAAAACCTTATGTCTTGCCCTAGCCGCCCTACTGGGCTTAGCAGCCTGTTCAGCCGAACGGGTATCCCTGTTTCCTTCCTATAAACTCAAAGTCATACAAGGCAACCATCTTGATGCCCGTGCCGTCGCATCACTGCAACCCGGCATGAGCCGCGACCAAGTGCAGCTTATGCTCGGCACGCCGCTGCTGCGCGACCCGTTCCATGCAGACCGCTGGGATTACACTTACAACGTCGCCCGCAACGGCGTAGTGGAAGATATACGCACCCTGACCCTGCATTTCAGCAATAACCAACTGGTTAAAGCAGAAGGCAACGCCATCGAATACGCCATTCAGCAACTTCAAGCTGAAGAAGCGGCCGCCCAAAAAGCGCAACAACAGTAA
- the gmhB gene encoding D-glycero-beta-D-manno-heptose 1,7-bisphosphate 7-phosphatase — translation MKLIILDRDGVINHDRDDFVKSVDEWVPIEGSMDAIAFLTEAGYTIAVATNQSGIGRKYFTLQDLTEMHTKMHRLVQQAGGKIDGIWFCPHLADDNCDCRKPKPGMITDIIERFNADAAETWLVGDSLRDLQAIDAVGGKSALVLTGKGKKTLENQGDDLPERTQIFDNLLAFSQYLMQESARQQAAEHQAV, via the coding sequence ATGAAACTGATTATTCTCGACCGCGACGGCGTGATTAACCACGACCGCGACGACTTCGTAAAATCCGTCGACGAATGGGTGCCCATCGAAGGCAGCATGGATGCCATCGCCTTCCTAACCGAAGCAGGCTACACCATCGCCGTGGCCACCAACCAATCCGGCATCGGCAGAAAATACTTTACCCTGCAAGACCTGACCGAAATGCACACCAAAATGCACCGCTTGGTACAACAGGCCGGCGGCAAAATCGACGGCATCTGGTTCTGCCCCCATCTTGCCGACGACAACTGCGACTGCCGCAAACCCAAGCCCGGCATGATTACCGACATCATCGAACGTTTCAACGCAGATGCCGCCGAAACTTGGCTGGTGGGCGACAGCCTGCGCGATTTGCAGGCGATTGACGCAGTCGGCGGCAAATCCGCGCTGGTGCTGACCGGCAAAGGCAAAAAAACGCTCGAAAACCAAGGCGACGACCTGCCCGAACGCACGCAAATTTTCGACAACCTGCTGGCTTTTTCGCAATACCTGATGCAGGAAAGCGCACGCCAGCAGGCGGCAGAACATCAGGCCGTCTGA
- the dapB gene encoding 4-hydroxy-tetrahydrodipicolinate reductase gives MTALKVAVAGADGRMGRVLMEAIDRHPGTVLSGALEHSGSAAIGLDAGYAVGLNTGIAISSDIDAVLKASDVLIDFTRPEPSLVYIEKCAAAGVKMIIGTTGFDEAGKAAIQTASEKTAIVFAANYSVGVNLTFHILDTVSRVLNEGYDIEIIEAHHRHKVDAPSGTALRMGEVIANALGRNLKECAVYGREGHTGARDPNTIGFATVRGGDIVGDHTALFATDGERVEITHKASSRMTFAAGAVRAAVWLRNHPHGLFDMQDVLGLKNR, from the coding sequence ATGACCGCATTGAAAGTAGCCGTTGCCGGTGCAGACGGCCGCATGGGGCGCGTATTGATGGAAGCGATTGACCGCCATCCCGGCACCGTATTGAGCGGTGCGCTCGAGCACAGCGGTTCCGCCGCAATCGGTTTGGATGCCGGATACGCCGTCGGCCTCAACACCGGTATCGCCATCAGCAGCGATATTGATGCCGTGCTGAAGGCAAGCGACGTATTAATCGACTTCACCCGCCCTGAACCGAGCTTAGTTTACATTGAAAAGTGTGCGGCGGCAGGCGTAAAAATGATTATCGGCACCACCGGTTTCGACGAAGCGGGCAAAGCCGCTATTCAGACGGCCTCTGAAAAAACCGCCATTGTATTCGCTGCCAATTACAGCGTGGGCGTAAACCTCACCTTTCACATTCTCGATACGGTTTCTCGCGTGCTGAACGAAGGCTACGACATCGAAATCATCGAAGCCCACCACCGCCACAAAGTCGACGCTCCCAGCGGCACGGCCTTGCGTATGGGCGAAGTGATTGCCAACGCTCTCGGCCGCAACCTGAAAGAATGCGCCGTTTACGGTCGCGAAGGGCATACCGGCGCACGCGACCCGAATACCATCGGCTTTGCCACCGTGCGAGGCGGCGATATTGTCGGCGACCACACCGCCCTTTTCGCTACCGACGGCGAGCGTGTGGAAATCACCCACAAAGCCAGCAGCCGCATGACGTTTGCCGCCGGAGCGGTACGCGCCGCCGTATGGTTGCGCAACCATCCGCACGGTCTGTTCGACATGCAGGATGTACTGGGGCTGAAAAACCGATAA
- the ppk2 gene encoding polyphosphate kinase 2, with protein MTDHQLKPFEQVHLGEKKEELKVFEKAVLEHKGRITNEDSSSAPLPESYPYRTRMSRSVYEREKKKLQIELLKVQSWVKESGQRIVSLFEGRDAAGKGGTIKRYMEHLNPRGARVVALEKPTETERGQWYFQRYIQNLPTAGEMVFFDRSWYNRAGVERVMGFCQPHEYLLFMRQTPEFERMLVSSGIHLFKFWFSVSREEQLRRFISRRDDPLKHWKLSPVDVQSLDRWDDYTDAKNAMFFHTHTGDAPWTIVKSDDKKRARLNCIRYFLHALDYPGKDEKAIGEVDPLIVKVPDTKFADNNFDVIAD; from the coding sequence ATGACCGATCACCAGTTAAAGCCGTTCGAGCAAGTTCATCTGGGGGAGAAAAAAGAAGAATTAAAGGTTTTTGAAAAAGCAGTTTTGGAACACAAAGGCCGCATTACCAATGAAGATTCCAGCTCCGCTCCTTTGCCGGAAAGTTATCCTTACCGCACGCGCATGAGCCGCAGTGTTTATGAGAGGGAAAAGAAAAAGCTGCAAATCGAGTTGTTGAAAGTTCAAAGCTGGGTAAAAGAGTCCGGTCAGCGTATCGTAAGCCTGTTTGAAGGCCGTGATGCGGCGGGCAAGGGCGGTACGATCAAGCGTTATATGGAGCATTTGAACCCGCGCGGTGCGCGCGTGGTGGCTTTGGAGAAACCGACCGAAACCGAACGAGGCCAATGGTATTTCCAGCGTTATATCCAAAACTTGCCGACAGCGGGCGAAATGGTGTTTTTCGACCGCTCGTGGTATAACCGAGCGGGAGTGGAGCGCGTGATGGGCTTCTGCCAGCCGCACGAATATCTACTGTTTATGCGCCAAACGCCCGAATTCGAGCGTATGTTGGTTTCCAGCGGTATCCATCTGTTTAAATTCTGGTTTTCGGTAAGCAGGGAAGAGCAGTTGCGCCGCTTTATTTCCCGCCGCGACGATCCGCTGAAACACTGGAAACTTTCTCCCGTCGATGTTCAGTCGCTTGATCGTTGGGACGATTACACCGATGCGAAAAACGCGATGTTCTTCCACACCCACACAGGCGACGCGCCGTGGACAATCGTTAAATCGGACGATAAAAAACGTGCACGTTTGAACTGCATCCGTTATTTCCTGCATGCGTTGGATTATCCGGGCAAAGATGAAAAAGCCATCGGGGAAGTGGATCCGTTGATTGTGAAAGTGCCGGATACCAAGTTTGCCGACAACAATTTTGATGTGATTGCGGATTAA
- a CDS encoding lysophospholipid acyltransferase family protein, whose protein sequence is MLYIRNLIYWLVLVLITPPMFTVIIPAALIPKGANHVGRAWALILVWMLKHIIGLKYRVVGAENIPDRPSIICSKHQSGWETLAFQEIFPLHVFVAKKELFKLPFFGWGLKLAKTIGIDRSNRTQANRQLMEQGLARKKEGFWITIFPEGTRLPPGTRGKYKLGAARMAKMFEMDLVPVALNSGEFWPRNSFLKYPGEITIIIGTPVAHSSGTPEELMAQCENWIECQQEKIDGAGPFAAKKAV, encoded by the coding sequence ATGCTCTATATCCGCAACCTGATTTACTGGCTGGTATTGGTATTGATTACCCCGCCGATGTTCACCGTTATCATTCCCGCCGCCCTGATTCCCAAAGGTGCCAACCACGTCGGCCGCGCTTGGGCGCTGATTTTGGTGTGGATGCTCAAGCACATCATCGGCCTCAAATACCGCGTGGTCGGAGCAGAAAACATCCCCGACCGCCCCTCGATTATTTGCAGCAAGCACCAATCGGGCTGGGAAACGCTCGCTTTTCAAGAAATCTTTCCCCTGCACGTTTTCGTGGCCAAAAAAGAACTGTTCAAACTGCCCTTCTTCGGCTGGGGGTTGAAACTTGCCAAAACCATCGGCATCGACCGCAGCAACCGCACCCAAGCCAACCGCCAGCTGATGGAGCAAGGCTTGGCGCGTAAAAAAGAAGGCTTTTGGATTACCATTTTCCCCGAAGGCACACGCCTGCCGCCCGGCACGCGCGGCAAATACAAGCTCGGCGCCGCACGCATGGCGAAAATGTTCGAGATGGATTTGGTGCCCGTTGCCCTCAACAGCGGCGAATTTTGGCCGCGCAATTCGTTTTTGAAATACCCGGGCGAAATCACCATAATCATCGGCACACCCGTTGCCCACAGCAGCGGCACACCCGAAGAGTTGATGGCTCAATGCGAAAACTGGATTGAATGCCAACAGGAAAAAATCGACGGCGCCGGGCCGTTTGCCGCCAAAAAGGCCGTCTGA
- the rmuC gene encoding DNA recombination protein RmuC has protein sequence MDTPTLYLILTALAAAFFGILITWLVLRNKHQAEQNRLNGQLAERTQQYQFAAREQAEAENALDALQQQFQTAQTALAAAETRSSQIEPLQNELAQSRRHAQDLQAEMQEIHSRFAAAKQHIEGLQAREGELGRLKEEYAGLQQTVADLNVRNERLHTQIEQERLASEEKLALLAEARQSLTDQFQNLANNILEEKTKRFTEHNTENINRLLTPLNERMGKFSELVQSTYEKEAKERLTLENELKRLQTLNTQLHTDAKALTDALTGVQNKTQGNWGEMILETVLENSGLVKGREYIVQAASVRHEEDGSTRRLQPDVLVNLPDNKQIIIDSKVSLTAYVRYTQAQTPEEAERALAAHAASVRNHIKSLSLKQYSHIEGVNTLDFVFMFIPVEPAYLLALQHDDNLFQECFDKRIMPVGPSTLLATLRTVANIWRNEQQNQNAIAIAEEGGKLYDKFVGFVTTLESVGKNIEQAQSQYQAAFKQLSEGRGNLVNRAEKLRKLGVKASKQLEKSLAERAQEPERQLVAPDENGSEVETD, from the coding sequence ATGGACACACCTACGCTTTACCTCATCCTCACCGCCCTTGCCGCCGCCTTTTTCGGCATCCTTATCACTTGGCTGGTTTTGCGCAACAAACATCAGGCCGAGCAAAACCGCTTGAACGGCCAGCTTGCCGAGCGCACCCAGCAATACCAATTCGCAGCCCGCGAGCAGGCCGAGGCGGAAAACGCGCTTGATGCCCTGCAACAGCAGTTTCAGACGGCCCAAACCGCTCTTGCCGCCGCCGAAACGCGCAGCAGCCAGATCGAGCCGCTGCAAAACGAGCTGGCGCAAAGCCGCCGCCACGCGCAGGATTTGCAGGCCGAAATGCAGGAAATCCACAGCCGCTTTGCCGCCGCCAAACAGCACATCGAAGGCTTGCAGGCGCGCGAGGGCGAATTAGGCCGTCTGAAAGAAGAATATGCCGGTTTGCAGCAAACCGTGGCCGATTTGAACGTGCGCAACGAACGCCTGCACACCCAAATCGAGCAGGAACGCCTTGCCTCGGAAGAAAAACTCGCCCTGCTGGCCGAAGCGCGCCAAAGCTTAACCGACCAATTCCAAAATCTCGCCAACAACATTCTCGAAGAAAAAACCAAACGTTTTACCGAACACAACACCGAAAACATCAACCGTCTGCTCACTCCGCTTAACGAGCGCATGGGCAAATTCAGCGAGCTGGTGCAAAGCACTTACGAAAAAGAAGCCAAAGAACGGCTCACGCTTGAAAACGAACTCAAACGCCTGCAAACCCTCAACACCCAGCTTCACACCGATGCCAAAGCCCTCACCGACGCACTCACCGGCGTGCAAAACAAAACGCAGGGCAACTGGGGCGAAATGATTCTGGAAACCGTGCTGGAAAATTCCGGCTTGGTGAAAGGGCGCGAATATATTGTTCAGGCGGCCTCCGTGCGCCACGAAGAAGACGGCAGCACCCGCCGCCTGCAACCCGACGTGCTGGTCAACCTGCCCGACAACAAGCAAATCATCATCGACAGCAAAGTATCGCTCACCGCCTATGTGCGCTACACGCAGGCGCAAACGCCCGAAGAAGCCGAACGCGCACTCGCCGCCCATGCCGCCAGCGTCCGCAACCACATCAAGAGCCTGTCGCTCAAGCAATACAGCCATATCGAAGGCGTGAACACGCTTGATTTCGTGTTTATGTTCATCCCCGTCGAACCCGCCTACCTGTTGGCCTTGCAGCACGACGACAACCTGTTTCAAGAGTGCTTCGACAAACGCATCATGCCCGTCGGCCCCAGCACCTTGCTGGCGACGCTGCGCACGGTGGCGAATATTTGGCGCAACGAGCAGCAAAACCAAAACGCCATCGCCATCGCCGAAGAAGGCGGCAAGCTCTACGACAAATTCGTCGGCTTCGTCACCACGCTGGAGAGCGTCGGCAAAAACATCGAGCAGGCGCAAAGCCAATACCAAGCCGCGTTCAAACAGCTTTCCGAAGGCCGAGGCAATCTGGTGAACCGCGCCGAAAAACTGCGCAAACTGGGCGTAAAAGCCTCGAAACAGCTTGAAAAAAGTTTGGCGGAACGTGCACAGGAACCGGAACGGCAGCTGGTTGCCCCTGATGAAAACGGCAGCGAAGTAGAAACGGATTGA
- a CDS encoding bifunctional chorismate-binding protein/class IV aminotransferase has protein sequence MPHFALLDDAAANRAQLYQIHTGSRFFTADDIDGLDAALREGWQQGWHAVLFADYEFGLPLLNLPAQPPSHLALHWFERCTETDPEAWLAQHGGETQPAGIGTPASDTAEADYLQAVRDIQAAIARGDTYQINYTTRLHLTAYGNPIKLYRRLRQPVPYAALSCLPDHQGQSRWTLCFSPELFLNIGSDGLITTEPMKGTAPILNDGQDEQRARDLQADPKNRAENIMIVDLLRNDLGKIAQTGRVRVPEPFKVSRFGSVWQMTTAIEAQAKPNTRAADIIRAAFPCGSITGAPKRMSMQIIRDIETAPRGLYTGSIGFLNPCDSGLGFSGTLNVVIRTLQLTPLSDGLYRGVYGVGSGIVADSVPADEYTECRWKARFLTDLAPEFGIFETMRVQQKQCPLLLLHIGRLKQSAAALNLPFPDSIEQQIHSYLAQLPDHGLYRVKAALNPSDGLSLSHAPLNELPPEQTVCLSATSLPPQNYLRRFKTTCRSIYDHGWQQAERQGAFDSLFFNSDGLLLEGGRSNVFIRLGNEWHTPALDLDILNGVMRQAVLADPKTHLGTDTVHQSRINREMLMQADEIRLSNALRGVFPVKIENA, from the coding sequence ATGCCCCATTTTGCGCTTTTAGACGACGCAGCCGCCAACCGCGCCCAACTTTACCAAATCCACACCGGCAGCCGTTTTTTCACCGCCGACGATATCGACGGACTGGATGCCGCCCTGCGCGAAGGCTGGCAGCAAGGTTGGCACGCCGTTTTGTTTGCCGACTACGAATTCGGCCTGCCGCTGCTCAACCTGCCCGCACAACCGCCCTCCCATCTCGCCCTGCATTGGTTTGAACGCTGCACCGAAACCGACCCCGAAGCATGGCTGGCGCAGCACGGCGGAGAAACGCAACCGGCGGGCATCGGCACACCCGCAAGCGACACCGCTGAGGCCGATTATCTGCAAGCCGTGCGCGATATTCAGGCGGCCATCGCCCGCGGCGACACCTACCAAATCAACTACACCACCCGCCTGCACCTTACCGCCTACGGCAACCCCATAAAACTTTACCGCCGCCTGCGCCAGCCCGTGCCTTACGCTGCCCTGAGCTGCCTGCCCGACCATCAGGGGCAAAGCCGCTGGACATTATGCTTTTCGCCCGAACTCTTCCTGAATATCGGTTCAGACGGCCTCATCACCACCGAACCCATGAAAGGCACTGCCCCCATCCTCAACGACGGGCAAGACGAGCAACGCGCGCGCGATTTGCAGGCCGACCCCAAAAACCGCGCCGAAAACATCATGATTGTCGATTTGCTACGCAACGACCTTGGCAAAATCGCCCAAACCGGCCGGGTGCGCGTGCCCGAACCTTTTAAAGTATCCCGCTTCGGCAGCGTGTGGCAGATGACCACCGCCATCGAAGCGCAAGCCAAACCGAACACCCGCGCCGCCGACATCATCCGCGCCGCCTTCCCCTGCGGCTCGATTACCGGCGCACCCAAACGCATGAGCATGCAGATTATCCGCGACATCGAAACCGCCCCGCGCGGCCTTTACACCGGCAGTATCGGCTTTCTCAACCCCTGCGACAGCGGTTTGGGATTCAGCGGCACCCTCAACGTCGTGATACGCACCTTGCAGCTTACTCCGCTTTCAGACGGCCTCTACCGCGGCGTGTACGGAGTAGGCTCCGGCATCGTCGCCGACAGCGTGCCTGCCGACGAATACACCGAATGCCGCTGGAAAGCCCGTTTCCTTACCGATCTCGCCCCCGAATTCGGCATCTTCGAAACCATGCGCGTGCAGCAAAAACAATGCCCGCTGCTGCTCCTGCACATAGGCCGTCTGAAACAATCCGCCGCCGCCCTGAACCTGCCGTTCCCCGATAGTATCGAACAGCAGATACACAGCTATCTCGCCCAACTGCCCGACCACGGCCTTTACCGCGTCAAAGCCGCCCTAAACCCTTCAGACGGCCTCAGTCTCAGCCATGCGCCGCTCAACGAATTGCCGCCCGAGCAAACGGTATGCCTGTCCGCAACTTCTTTGCCGCCGCAAAACTACCTGCGCCGCTTCAAAACCACCTGCCGCAGCATCTACGACCACGGCTGGCAGCAAGCCGAACGGCAAGGCGCGTTTGACAGCCTGTTTTTCAATTCAGACGGCCTCCTGCTCGAAGGCGGTCGCAGCAACGTCTTTATCCGCCTCGGCAACGAATGGCACACCCCCGCATTGGATTTGGACATCCTCAACGGCGTGATGCGCCAAGCCGTACTCGCCGACCCGAAAACCCATCTCGGTACCGACACCGTGCACCAAAGCCGCATCAACCGCGAAATGTTGATGCAGGCCGACGAAATCCGCCTAAGCAATGCCTTGCGCGGCGTGTTTCCGGTGAAAATTGAAAACGCATAG
- the aat gene encoding leucyl/phenylalanyl-tRNA--protein transferase, with the protein MDIPLLNRNSKAFPDVREAIEQREGLVAVGGDLSPERLLTAYPQGIFPWFSDGQPVCWWALSPRTVLYPEKIHIGRSLKKTLRNKPYVVTVNENFPTVIAACAAAPRAEQHGTWITWSMQQAYTRLHEMGHAHSFECWYPDGNGRLELAGGLYGVQIGRMFFGESMFALRDDASKIAFAHAVPYLAQCGIGLIDCQQNTHHLARFGSEQVPFEDFQTALKKLTEMPLRKKINRHLVAYNGIDV; encoded by the coding sequence ATGGATATTCCTTTACTCAACCGTAACAGCAAAGCTTTTCCCGATGTGCGTGAGGCCATCGAGCAGCGGGAAGGGTTGGTGGCCGTGGGCGGCGATTTGAGCCCCGAAAGGTTGCTGACGGCGTATCCGCAGGGCATCTTTCCGTGGTTTTCAGACGGCCAACCCGTGTGCTGGTGGGCATTGTCGCCGCGTACCGTGCTGTATCCCGAAAAAATCCATATCGGCCGTTCGCTGAAAAAAACTTTACGTAACAAACCTTATGTGGTTACCGTAAACGAAAACTTTCCCACCGTGATTGCCGCCTGTGCCGCTGCTCCGAGGGCGGAACAGCACGGCACATGGATTACTTGGTCGATGCAGCAGGCCTATACCCGGCTGCATGAAATGGGGCATGCCCATTCGTTTGAGTGTTGGTATCCTGATGGAAACGGCCGTCTGGAACTTGCCGGCGGTTTGTACGGTGTGCAGATTGGACGGATGTTTTTCGGCGAATCGATGTTTGCTTTACGGGACGATGCTTCTAAAATCGCCTTTGCCCATGCCGTTCCGTATTTGGCGCAATGCGGCATCGGGTTGATTGATTGCCAGCAAAACACGCACCATTTGGCGCGGTTTGGGTCGGAACAGGTGCCTTTTGAGGATTTTCAGACGGCCTTGAAGAAGTTGACTGAAATGCCGCTGCGTAAAAAAATAAACAGGCATTTGGTTGCTTATAACGGTATTGATGTATAG
- the dapD gene encoding 2,3,4,5-tetrahydropyridine-2,6-dicarboxylate N-succinyltransferase — protein MSLQNIIETAFENRAGITPATVTEEVKAAVEETLKQLDAGTLRVAEKKDGKWVVNEWAKKAVLLSFRIQDNEVQNDGVNQYFDKVPTKFVDWSEEEFKTAGFRVVPGAVARRGSFVAKNVVLMPSYVNIGAYVDEGTMVDTWATVGSCAQIGKNVHLSGGVGIGGVLEPLQASPTIIEDNCFIGARSEIVEGVIVEEGSVISMGVYIGQSTKIYDRETGEIHYGRVPAGSVVVSGSLPSKDGSHSLYCAVIVKKVDAQTRAKTSVNELLRGV, from the coding sequence ATGTCATTACAAAACATCATCGAAACAGCATTTGAAAACCGGGCCGGTATCACGCCCGCTACCGTTACCGAGGAAGTGAAAGCGGCAGTTGAAGAAACGTTGAAACAGCTTGATGCCGGCACTTTGCGTGTTGCCGAGAAAAAAGACGGCAAGTGGGTGGTGAACGAGTGGGCGAAGAAAGCCGTGTTGTTGTCGTTCCGCATTCAAGACAATGAGGTGCAAAACGACGGCGTGAACCAGTATTTCGATAAAGTGCCGACCAAATTTGTCGATTGGAGCGAAGAAGAATTTAAAACCGCCGGTTTCCGCGTCGTGCCTGGCGCGGTGGCACGAAGGGGCAGCTTCGTGGCGAAAAACGTAGTGCTGATGCCTTCTTATGTGAACATCGGCGCGTATGTGGACGAAGGTACGATGGTGGACACTTGGGCTACTGTCGGTTCGTGTGCACAAATCGGTAAAAACGTGCATTTGAGCGGCGGTGTAGGCATCGGCGGCGTATTGGAGCCGTTGCAGGCCAGCCCGACCATCATTGAAGACAACTGCTTCATCGGCGCGCGTTCGGAAATCGTCGAAGGCGTGATTGTAGAAGAGGGCAGCGTGATTTCGATGGGCGTGTACATCGGCCAATCGACCAAAATTTACGACCGCGAAACCGGTGAAATCCACTACGGTCGCGTGCCTGCCGGTTCGGTGGTGGTGTCGGGCAGCCTGCCGAGCAAAGACGGCAGCCACAGCCTGTATTGCGCGGTGATCGTGAAGAAAGTGGATGCGCAAACCCGCGCCAAAACCAGCGTGAATGAATTGCTGCGCGGCGTTTGA